A single genomic interval of Labrus mixtus chromosome 6, fLabMix1.1, whole genome shotgun sequence harbors:
- the slc1a4 gene encoding neutral amino acid transporter A, whose amino-acid sequence MEKKSEINGHAMPNSASTDLMVEKNAKKSFTEKLMEFLRKNLLVIMTVSGVLVGVGLGMMVRNMNLTKAQMTYFAFPGEMLLRMLKMIILPLVVCSLISGAASLDTRSLGKLGGIAVAYFLVTTLIASGIGVALAFIIKPGVGAGALNTNSLGLESVSNNKETADSFLDLARNLFPSNLVAAAFRSYATDYKMVAVGNDTNGTALYQKVPIGTETDGMNILGLVLFAMVFGVALRKLGDEGEELIRFFNAFNEATMVLVSWIMWYIPFGIMFLVGSKIVEMEDVVLLVTSLGKYIFASILGHIIHGGVVLPLIYFGFTRKNPFSFLSGLITPFTTAFATCSSSATLPSMIKCVEENNGVDKRISRFILPIGATVNMDGAAIFQCIAAVFIAQLNNVDLNAGQIFTILVTATASSVGAAGIPAGGIITIAIILEAIGLPTNDLSLMLAVDWIVDRTTTVVNVEGDALGAGILHHINQQEMKKQQAQQQQQEEELAEVRVEAVANVQAEEETSPLFTHQTKALGATPEAIESVL is encoded by the exons TTCTGAGGAAGAACCTGCTGGTGATCATGACGGTGTCCGGGGTGCTTGTGGGCGTCGGGCTTGGCATGATGGTCCGCAACATGAACCTGACCAAGGCGCAGATGACTTACTTCGCCTTTCCTGGAGAGATGCTCCTCCGGATGCTGAAGATGATCATCCTGCCCCTGGTCGTCTGCAGCCTCATATCCGGCGCCGCCAGCCTGGACACGCGCTCCCTGGGCAAGCTGGGTGGCATCGCGGTCGCCTACTTTCTGGTGACCACGCTGATCGCCTCGGGGATCGGGGTGGCCCTTGCCTTCATCATCAAACCCGGAGTGGGCGCAGGAGCCCTGAACACCAACAGCCTGGGGCTGGAGAGCGTAAGCAACAACAAGGAGACCGCAGACTCCTTCTTGGATCTGGCCAG AAATTTATTCCCGTCGAACTTGGTGGCTGCTGCTTTCCGTTCT TATGCTACCGACTACAAGATGGTCGCTGTCGGAAATGACACCAACGGAACCGCCCTCTACCAAAAG gtgccgATTGGTACAGAAACAGATGGCATGAACATCCTGGGTCTGGTGCTGTTTGCCATGGTGTTTGGAGTGGCTCTGAGGAAGCTGGGagatgagggggaggagctcatTCGTTTCTTTAACGCTTTCAACGAGGCCACCATGGTGCTGGTGTCCTGGATCATGTG GTATATCCCTTTTGGCATCATGTTTCTGGTGGGCAGCAAGATTGTGGAAATGGAAGACGTGGTTCTTCTGGTCACTAGTCTGGGTAAATACATATTTGCTTCAATCCTGGGCCATATAATCCACGGAGGCGTCGTCCTGCCTCTAATCTACTTCGGCTTCACGCGCAAGAACCCCTTCAGTTTCCTGTCAGGACTCATCACGCCCTTCACCACTGCCTTTGCCACCTGCTCCAG TTCAGCGACTCTTCCCTCGATGATAAAATGTGTGGAGGAGAACAACGGTGTGGACAAACGAATCAGCCGATTCATCCTTCCTATCGGGGCCACTGTTAACATGGACGGGGCGGCCATTTTCCAGTGCATCGCCGCTGTCTTCATTGCCCAGCTCAATAATGTTGACCTGAACGCCGGACAGATCTTCACCATCCT GGTGACAGCCACAGCATCAAGTGTGGGAGCAGCAGGCATCCCGGCCGGCGGCATCATCACCATCGCCATCATCCTGGAGGCCATCGGCCTGCCGACCAACGACCTGTCCCTCATGCTGGCTGTCGACTGGATTGT GGACCGTACCACCACTGTGGTGAACGTGGAGGGCGACGCTCTGGGAGCAGGAATCCTCCATCACATCAACCAGCAGGAAATGAAGAAGCAGCaggcgcagcagcagcagcaagaggaggagctggcGGAGGTCCGGGTGGAGGCGGTGGCCAACGTCCAGGCCGAGGAGGAGACCTCGCCGCTCTTCACGCACCAAACCAAAGCCTTAGGAGCCACTCCAGAAGCTATCGAGTCAGTCCTCTGA